The Malus domestica chromosome 17, GDT2T_hap1 genome contains the following window.
taATACCTCACCTACCATAATAACCAACTAACCCGCCTTATTTTCAAATGGGCCGAGGCCCAAAATTTACAATtgttcttgtttatcaaagcgCACGTGTTGTCGCGTGACACGATCTCATATAATAGGATTTTTTTAAGCAAAACTATAGCGGTTTATTAGCGTCTTACAAAATGTACAAACTTCAAAGAGAGCATTCTAAATTAAATTCAAAGGATCACCAAACGAAAAAgactccaaatttttttttaaaaaaaaggcaAATATGGTCGGTTAATCTAATAGTTACCATATCGGCAGACTTGtaatgtaaataaaaaaaaacacaaataacaTTCCAAAGCCAAACGAACTTCAATCCATACAACTAGAAATTCAATCATTTCATAATACGCCACTTGAGAGACTTTACGCACAAAATCGTCAATAAAATTGATAAGGAACACTGTTTGCATACAAGCAACGTCGACTCCAATCAAAAActgcaaaagaaacaaatagtAACCACTCCAATAGAGACTCTACGCACAAAACCACCAACGAAGCTACCAGTTGCATAAAGATAAACCGGACCAACGCCACTATAAGACATGAACCAGAAAGAAACCCAAAAGAGCAAATTAACATGGACAAAAGCCGCACTATAATCTAGAAAACCCATGTCACAACAATTCTACCCCATCTCTTGACAAACCCACACTATCCAATAAACTAAGAGGGAGGATTCGGGGAGAAGGATTGACTTAGTCACCACAAAGGGGAATATTATTCACCACAATAgaatagaaaaatgaaaaggggGAGCGGAATGGAGCGGAGGGGAGGATGAAAAGAAGtgcttctccttcctcctccccCGACGACGACGACTTTTTCTCTGCGATGCAATTTTTGGGTATAGCAAAGGACATAGAGCAATAAAAGGGATGGTAGAAAACGTACTTACGGCATGCACATAATTGTAGCCTACACAAGACATGCACAAAACGAAACCTCTGATTGCTATCCCCAAAATTTGGGGTTTACAGAAGGAACTAGTTCCAATTGATGAAAATGGGGATCTATACCACCGGACTGTTAAAAAGGTCTCGCGGCCGCTTCCATCATCTTCTTTACTCTGGTCAGTTTCTCTATCTCCTTGAGAACCTGAGTTCACAGATAAGAGAGGAAAAGAATCCAAGGGTTTGTCTCATTTCATTAATCACTTTGCTACAGTTTTCAAACAATGTCTGCATTTCAAAACTACACTCGTTACCTCCAAAGCCATGTTTTCTGTCGTTACATCACCAAGGTCATCATAACCTAATTGATAAGCTAGTTCTGATCGGACACAAAAAAATGGTTAGAACCGCCGAGGAAACATAATATAGTAcattaagaacaagaaaagATCATGGAGATATACCTTCAACGGAAACGGTTGCATCAGCTGTTTCGTATCCACCTCTCGCTTCTTCATACGAAGTACTTAGGTGAGTCAAAACCTGGTTACCATTCATTACAAAAGTCAATCATCCGCACCATACATGGTAGAGTCTATTTACTTTCCATCTGAGGACAACAAAGGAGGAGGTTGTGTACGGTTATTAAGTTTGGGGAGGAAGAGATGACCTCTTGATAAGATGCTGAAGCAGATAGGTTGAGTGCAGGAAGCTGACTTTGATCTTCGACCATGCCACTGGCCACCAAGTCTACAGGTACATCAATCCATACAGAGATTCCATACCTCAGAAGAGCCCTATACATGTTAATCGGAAGCGAGTCAGAATTGCACTACTAacattaatacataaataaatgaCATAGGTTGTAGCAATGATATCAGAAATCCTACAGATTAGTTGAACTCTGAACCGCACCATCTCCGGCACAAACCACCAATCGACCCATGGATGACAGTTGCTTCAATACTTCAGTCTGCACCAATATCTCGATTTAGAGCCCCATCTGAATGGTAGTAATCCAACTTTTATAAAGGTGAGCAAACAGAAAATATGTCGCAAACTATCACCTCGGATTCCCGAAAACCATTTATGTCAGCCACCATAAGCGATTTGGCAGCAGATTCACCTCCAGCAGCTTCCTCAACCAAACTATCACTGGACAAAACAACACAAATTACAATTTCAGCCAAAACAGCTAGAGCAAAGAAACTTATCCTGATACTTAAACGATGTAGCATATACAGGTACCTGTCAAAGTAATAATATCGCAACGCATTGGCTAGGAGCTTCCCCAAACTGGTTTTCATGGAGCTCTTCATGCCTTTCCACCAGAACGATCATCAAAATTCTATCCGTAACGCAACGAAACATCAAAGGATTCGAGTTCTGAAtgcattttaattaattttacaaaGCACTAAGTAAATTAATGCTTACCCACAAGAAATATGGAAGTTCCCTTCAGCTCAGGGGTTATATCCATTGCCTTGTTCTGAATTAAAACTGAACAGTTACAATCAGCACTTCAAGCGAGAACAAAATTATAATTTCAAAATTCATGAAACACAGGCGAATCCATGAACATGGAGCTCACCTTTACTGCAGAAGAGAGGTCAGCTACAGAAACCTTGGCTGCTGAGCCTTCAAATAAACAAAGTGACGAAAGCAAATTATCACACAGTGGTGTGCATGAAAGCATAAATCAGAAATTCGTCGAAGAAAAAGTCGAACTTACTGGAATCGCCGCCGTCGGAGGCGGAGCATGAAGTGGCGAGAGGTTTTCGGATGTGGGTGCGAGAGGTAATCGGAATTGAGAAACTGGAAGCCGCAACTTGAGAGTGGCGGAAGGGAGTGCGGAGTGGGAGCTCGGAGCAAGAAGAATGGAGGAGGAAGCTCCTTGTTATCTCCATTTCTACAATTTACAACAGCACGGCGGCGGTTCACGGTTTTTCGCTTCCTCCTTGTGTTGGTGACGACTTCAGCAGTATCATGTAACTGTCAAAAAACTGTCATTACCTTATCCGcctggacttggattgtctaccCTTTCATTTCGGTGTCCTtttgtgatcacggttaaaccacgtcaatattttatattactatttttttttattatttttataaaaaattaatataaaatattaacatggcttaaccgtaatcacacaaaacaggagggcacataAAGAGTACCGAAatggggagggcagacaatccaaatCCTATCCGCCTACTAGCCCAGCAGCTCCCAAAAGGAAGAGAAGGTTTTCAACAGACTAAACGACGGCGTTTCTTTATCTAAAAATCTAAGGTAATATTTAATCCAAGTTGCTCTTGTGGAGTTGAGTATATGGTAAAGTCACATTTTTATCGCACAAATTTTATAATTCGAATCGTGAATTTTTTTCATAATAAGTTATAGATTATCTTTAAAAAAGTCATCTGATACTTAACATTCAtattatcaatttgtttaatataAAATGAATAAACAATATCCAATTCCGATCAAATGGACATTTAAATCATTTGAGCTACAAGCCTAACTTACGCTTAGTCCATTCTACGAAATCAAGCTTACTATGGTGCTAGTCGAGAATTACAAGTGTAATCTCTATTGGtccaatggtccctcaactttaactttattaaaataatgatctctcaactaaaaattcattatcattggttcCTCAACTCGTCAAAACATGCAtctataatttctcaactaaaaatttgttACCAataatccctcaactttaatccaattggagaaatggtcATTCAACTTTAACACAATTGAAGAAAtaatctctcaactttaacccaattgtagcaatggtcattccaacagaactcattttgacaaaattctgaagaaattgacgaaaatgaccacaattacacgttttgatgaattGAATGATCAATAGTAATGAATTTTAGGTTGAAGAACCATTgcttcaatttgattaaagttgaagaacccttactacaatttactcaaaaaataaaatgtaaactcAGACTAGCAAAAGTATACGCCGGTGGATTTTAATTTACTACCCGTCAGCACACGCAATCGACCTGTTTCCGCAGGCTGAAAGAAGGCAAAAACCTTTCCGGCGGTGGTGATTAACAAAATTCTTCATTTGAAGAAATATACATGATACATCGTAAAAGGCACGACTTTGGTAGAGTTTAGTTCTCATCATAAGCAACAACAAAGAGAGTAAAAGGTTGGGATGAGAAACTAAACAATACATCAAACAACATATTTACAGACTTGTCTATacctaaatgaaaaaaaatgagacCGGCAACAATCTCACGGAGGAAACCTGACAAATTCACTGCATCACCAATCTGTATGATATCAGCTCCCACCTGCATGCACTGAAGATGTTCAAAATC
Protein-coding sequences here:
- the LOC103404160 gene encoding probable inactive shikimate kinase like 1, chloroplastic isoform X2; its protein translation is MEITRSFLLHSSCSELPLRTPFRHSQVAASSFSIPITSRTHIRKPLATSCSASDGGDSILIQNKAMDITPELKGTSIFLVGMKSSMKTSLGKLLANALRYYYFDSDSLVEEAAGGESAAKSLMVADINGFRESETEVLKQLSSMGRLVVCAGDGAVQSSTNLALLRYGISVWIDVPVDLVASGMVEDQSQLPALNLSASASYQEVLTHLSTSYEEARGGYETADATVSVEELAYQLGYDDLGDVTTENMALEVLKEIEKLTRVKKMMEAAARPF
- the LOC103404160 gene encoding probable inactive shikimate kinase like 1, chloroplastic isoform X1; its protein translation is MEITRSFLLHSSCSELPLRTPFRHSQVAASSFSIPITSRTHIRKPLATSCSASDGGDSSSAAKVSVADLSSAVKNKAMDITPELKGTSIFLVGMKSSMKTSLGKLLANALRYYYFDSDSLVEEAAGGESAAKSLMVADINGFRESETEVLKQLSSMGRLVVCAGDGAVQSSTNLALLRYGISVWIDVPVDLVASGMVEDQSQLPALNLSASASYQEVLTHLSTSYEEARGGYETADATVSVEELAYQLGYDDLGDVTTENMALEVLKEIEKLTRVKKMMEAAARPF